Proteins from one Solanum stenotomum isolate F172 unplaced genomic scaffold, ASM1918654v1 scaffold35297, whole genome shotgun sequence genomic window:
- the LOC125852425 gene encoding salicylic acid-binding protein 2-like — MEVMKKHFVLVHGACHGSWCWYKLKPLLEAAGHKVTALDMAASGIDLRKIEELRTLDDYTVPLMEFMESLPQEEKVILVGHSYGGMNLGLAMEKYPQKIYAAVFLTALMPDSVHMSSYILDQYFERTPTKNWFDTQFVSYGSPEDPMTSIFLDPKLLAHRFYQLCSHEDVALASSLIRPSSLFIEDLSKAKYFTDEGYGSVKKVYIICTEDKVLPKEFQQWLIDNIGTVTEAKEIKGADHMAMLCMPKQLCDTLLEIAY; from the exons ATGGAGGTTATGAAGAAACACTTTGTTTTGGTACATGGTGCATGCCATGGAAGTTGGTGTTGGTATAAGCTAAAGCCATTGCTAGAGGCTGCTGGCCACAAGGTCACTGCCCTTGACATGGCAGCCTCTGGCAttgatttgagaaaaatagagGAACTTCGCACGCTTGATGACTATACCGTGCCATTGATGGAGTTTATGGAATCCCTTCCACAAGAGGAGAAGGTCATACTAGTGGGGCATAGTTATGGTGGTATGAATTTGGGACTTGCTATGGAAAAATACCCACAAAAGATCTATGCTGCTGTTTTCTTGACTGCTCTTATGCCTGATTCTGTTCACATGTCCTCCTATATTTTGGATCAG TACTTTGAGAGGACGCCAACAAAGAACTGGTTTGACACCCAATTTGTATCATACGGTTCCCCTGAAGACCCTATGACATCCATATTTTTGGACCCCAAATTGTTGGCCCACCGATTTTATCAGTTATGCTCTCATGAG GATGTTGCATTAGCATCGTCATTGATAAGGCCAAGCTCTCTGTTTATCGAAGATCTATCAAAGGCGAAGTATTTCACAGATGAAGGTTATGGATCAGTGAAGAAAGTTTATATAATCTGCACTGAGGATAAAGTCTTACCAAAAGAATTCCAGCAATGGCTAATTGATAACATTGGAACCGTCACGGAAGCAAAGGAGATTAAAGGTGCTGATCATATGGCAATGCTATGTATGCCCAAACAACTTTGTGACACTCTCTTGGAGATTGCCTATTAA